A window from Pirellulales bacterium encodes these proteins:
- the atpG gene encoding ATP synthase F1 subunit gamma has product MAKARALDKRRKSIKNIRKITRTMELIATARFKKAMDRASAATAYTKRITALVAELATSGLEVSHPLLEGRSETKTASLLVLTGNRGLCGGYNSNVLRASLVRWKELHSTVPGAQLEVSGKRGIAAFKFREIATARVFTQFEDKVSFDEIDALANGYLEAYVTGKLDRLDVAYTRFDSIARQAAVVETLLPLGAIAGADASAASAQKVGPQYEFLPSAKSILEEVVPTSFKVKLFKCFLDAAVSEQVARMVAMKAATENADKIIKHLTMTYNRARQSQITGEIMEVLGGVEALKG; this is encoded by the coding sequence ATGGCCAAGGCACGAGCACTCGATAAACGGCGCAAGAGCATCAAGAACATCCGCAAGATCACGCGGACGATGGAGCTCATTGCCACGGCGCGCTTCAAGAAGGCGATGGATCGCGCAAGCGCCGCCACCGCCTACACCAAGCGGATCACGGCGCTCGTGGCCGAGTTGGCAACCAGCGGCTTGGAGGTCAGCCATCCGCTGCTCGAAGGTCGCAGCGAGACGAAGACGGCATCGCTGTTGGTGCTGACCGGCAATCGCGGGCTGTGCGGCGGATACAACTCGAACGTTCTGCGGGCGTCGCTCGTGCGTTGGAAAGAGCTGCACAGCACCGTACCCGGCGCGCAGTTGGAAGTTTCGGGCAAGCGCGGCATAGCGGCCTTCAAATTCCGCGAGATCGCGACAGCGCGGGTGTTCACGCAGTTCGAAGACAAAGTTAGCTTCGACGAGATCGATGCACTGGCCAATGGCTACTTGGAAGCCTACGTGACCGGCAAGCTCGATCGGCTGGATGTGGCGTATACACGGTTCGACAGCATCGCTCGGCAGGCGGCCGTGGTCGAAACACTGCTGCCGCTAGGGGCGATCGCCGGCGCTGACGCGAGCGCGGCATCGGCTCAGAAAGTTGGCCCGCAGTATGAATTCCTGCCGTCGGCCAAAAGCATTCTGGAAGAGGTGGTTCCGACCAGCTTCAAGGTGAAGCTGTTCAAGTGCTTCCTGGATGCCGCCGTGAGCGAGCAGGTGGCGCGGATGGTGGCCATGAAGGCGGCCACCGAAAACGCCGACAAGATCATCAAGCATCTGACCATGACCTATAACCGCGCTCGACAGTCGCAAATCACCGGCGAGATCATGGAAGTGCT